Below is a window of Streptomyces sp. NBC_00223 DNA.
CCCACCGACGACGATCCGATCGTTGGCCTCCTAGACAACGGGCGTGGCATGAGCCTAGAGGCGCTACAGAGCGCGGTGAAGGCCGGTTACAGCGGCAAACGGCGCTACGGCAGCCTCGGCCTGTTCGGCATGGGCTTCAACATCGCCACGGCCCGGCTGGGGAACCGTACCGAGGTGCGGACCACGCGGGCGGGCGACGCGGACTGGCTGATCGTGGAGATCGACCTGCGCCGCCTAGCGCGGAACGACAGCTTCAGGGCCCCCCTTCGCCGAGAGCCCAAGCAGGACGTCTCCGACCACGGCACCGAGGTGATCGTCCGCCATCTGCGCACCGAGATCGCCGACGATCTGAAGAAGGCCAACCGGCACACCTCCGTCCGCGCCGACCTGGGCCGGGTCTACTCATACCTCTTGCGCGGTGAGAACCCGGTGCCGGGCGTTCCGGACGGTCCGATGGCGGGCCGCGGCTTCCGGCTGAAGGTGAACGGGAAGACCGTCTCGCCGAGGCTCCCCTGCGTCTGGTCCGCGTCGCGGACGGTAACCCGACAGGGGCGGGAGATCGCCGCCGTCAGGCCGGTCGACATCCGACTGGCTTCGGCGTTGGCGTGCATGAAGTGCGGCCACTGGCAGAGCCCGGATCTCGCCTTGGACCAGTGCGCCCAGTGCGACAGCGACGACATGCAGCTGCGCGAGCGCCGCATCCACGGTTGGTTCGGAGTTCAGCGCTACCTCGACGAAACCGACTACGGGATCGACTTCCTGCGCAACGGCCGAAAGATCAGGATCGGGGACCGCTCCCTGTTCTCCTGGGAGAACCCGGATGACGGGTCACAGGTCTCGGAGTACCCGGTGGACATCCCCGCCACTCAGGGCCGGATCGTGGGCGAGATCCATCTCGACCACGTCCCGGTGGGCTACCAGAAGACCGACTTCAACCGGGAGAGCCGCGACTGGCGGCAGGCGGTCATCGCCCTTCGAGGCGAGGGGCCGATGCGCCCGAAGAAGGCCGTCGCCCTGGGCTACCCGTTGAACGCCTCCCCTCTGGGCGAGATCTTCAAGGGGTACCAGGAGAACCGCCCGGGCGCCGGGTGCCTGATTCCCGGCAACGGGAGTGTGGCCGTCCATGACGCGGCCCGAGAGTGGGGCGTGAAGTTCCACTCAGGCCGTCACCCCGAGTTCCTCTCGGACGAGATCTGGTACCAGGCAGTCCTGGCACACGACGAGGCCCGCGACAGCGGGGGAACCCCAACGAGGCCGACTGGCCCCGATGGGGCCGGCAACCCCACATTGACAGGGCGCACCGGGCTGACCCCGCTGGGCGGCGCCTCAACCGGTGGGACCAGCCTGGGCGGCGAGTCGCCGGTACCGCAACCCGCCCCACCATCGGCGCCCGTGGAGACCGAGGAGCAGCGCTTCGAGCGCTACCGCGCCGACGCCCGCCAGGTCTTCGATCTGACGGGAGAGGTGACCTTGCCCCGACTTGGCCGCAGGGCCGTGACGGTCTTCGACACGCCGACACCCCTGCTGGACGACCATGAGCGGCAGGTTCCCTCGCTGGCCCGTATGGGCAAGGGCGTGAAGTTGGAAGTGTTCGTCCACGGCGAGCATCCGGTGTTCCGCGAGTACGGACGCGACCCCCGTGACTACGCGCTGATGGAAATTGCACAGACCCTGCACGCGTTCGAGCCGGACGGGCAGAAGGTCACGGCGGTCGCCGCCGAGGTCACCCGACAATTCCCCGACCAGCGGGTGACCGAGTCGGCGCTGCGTGATCGTGCCGACTCCCTGCTGGGCCGCGTGCGCGAACTGATGACACCGATCGTGGGACCGATGGCCGGAGACTTGTGGGACGCGCTCCCGGAGAGGATAAGGCTACGCGCTGAGCAGGACGCCGGCAGGGCCGACGCATCCCTGGATTGGCCCACCGTCGTCAAAGACGGGGCCTTCGTCGCCCACCTCGACGCCACCGGAATCGCGGCCGTCGTCCGGACGCGGCCGGCGGACTTCCTTGACGGGACGGTGTTCACAACGTCCTGGAGCGGCTGGTCGGACAGCGCGGTCAAGGAGCGACAGGTCACGCAGACCGTGCGGCCGCTAGAGGTGGTCGGCGAGTTCCTGGCCGACCCCGGGGGGAAGACACGGCTGGAGCTGTCCTTGGCACGCATCACCTTCGACATGCTCGAACGCAGCGTCGCCGGGCCGGTGTGAGCGTTGACCGCATCGTTCATGGCACCAGACTTCCTCCGCGCGGTAGGACCGTTCGGCTTCACCCGTCAACTGGAACGCCTGGCGCTGCACCTCGGCTTCACCAACGTCGTCAACATCGACGGCGCGAACGACCAGGGCGGTGACATCCTCGCCACCCGCGAGGGACATCTATGGGTGTTCCAGGCCAAGTGGAAGGCCGGCGCGGCAGTGCCGCCCACCGCCATCGATGAAGTCCTGGAGGCCAAAGCCCATTACGGCGCCGATCAGGCTGTCGTGGTCACCAACAGCCGCTTCGGGCCGACCATCCGAAAACGCCGCGACAGTCTCGCCGCCGTCGGCATGCGAGTGGAATTGTGGTCAGGCCAGGAACTGGCTGATCTCTACGCCGATGACCGGTTCACCGCCACCCGGCTCCCCGCCCGCTCGCTGCGCCCCTACCAGGACGAAGCCCTGCGGGCGACACTCGGCGATCTGGACAGCGCAGACCGGGCCCTGTTGGTGCTGGCCACGGGCCTGGGTAAGACGGTCGTCGGCGGAGAGGCCATCGACCGCCATTTGCGCGACCGCCCCCAGGACAAGGTCCTGGTCGTCGCGCCCGCCAAGGACTTGGTGGAGCAGCTCGAACGGGCTCTGTGGCATCACCTGCCCAAGACGGTCCGCACTCAGCTCCTGACCGGAGATCACCGTCCTGACGACCTGCGTGGTGTCACCTGCGCCACCACCACCAGCGCACTCGGCTACGCCCTCGCCGGCTATCGCCCCGCGCTAGTCATGGTCGACGAGGCGCACCACGTCGCCGAGGACGGGCAACTGGCCGAGCTTCTCGATGTCCTCGACGCCAGCCGCCAGTTCGGGGTCACGGCCACCCCCTGGCGCGGTGACCGTTTCGACATCCGCAAACGCTTCGGCGAGCCCAGCTACACCCTTGGCATTGAGGACGGTATGAAGCTGGGCTACCTGTCCGAGGTCCGCTATCGGCTCTACGCGGACAACATCGACTGGGACTTCGTCCGCGGCGTCAGCGACCACAGCTACTCGATCAAGGACCTCAACGCCCGCCTGTTTCTTCCCGAGCGGGACGAAGGTGTGCGCGAGGAATTGATGGAGGTCTGGGCGCGCACCCAGCAGCCCCGCGCCATCGTCTTCTGCCGCACCGTGGAACACGCTGAACGCCTCGCCACTCTTCTCGCGGAGGTGCCGCAGTGGCGCGGAGCGCTCGCCGTGCACGCGAACCTGACCAAGCGGGAGCGCCAGTCCCGGCTGATGAGCTTCCGCAGCGGGAAGACCCCGATCCTGACCGCCGTTGACATCCTCAACGAGGGCGTCGACGTCCCCGACGTGAACATCCTCTGCTTCGCCCGGGTCACACACAGCCGCCGGATCTTCGTCCAGCAACTCGGCCGCGGCCTACGCCTGCGCCCGGGAAAGTCGCACGTCGAGGTCCTGGACTTCGTAAGCGACATCCGCCGTGTGGCCGCTATCTTGAACATCCGCCAGCAGATCGCCGAAGACGAAGTCGAGACCTTGCGCCTGGCGGAGCGCGGAACGAGCTTCGACTTCGCGGACCAGCGCGCGGAGAGCCTGATGCGCGAGTGGATCAAGGACGCGGCCAGTCTGGAAACCTCGCCGGAGGAGAGTCGCCTCCAGTTTCCCGACCCGGCCGCTTTTGGGGGATGAGGTAGCGATGGGTGACATTGACGAGGAGATCCGCCGCGAGGTGATCGCCGAGGTCTACCGGCAGGTCGACGACCTCGACTGGGACGGCATGGCCGCCCGGGAGCGCTCGGAGCTGTACGTGCGCTGGATCGATGACCCGCTCGTCGGCGGCAAGCTGACGCGCTTCATCGAACGCGACCGGGTCCGCGTGTGGATCAAAGACGGGCCGATCAAGGAACTACCTCGGGCCCGCTACGGCATCGGCCCGTACGCGCAGTTCGCGGTGAGCCGCTACCCCGGAATGGAGGAGATCGCCCATCAAGCTATCGGCCCGGACTGGCTCGCCGATCCGGACACAGTGGACGTCAAGCCCAACCGCTGCCTGGTTCGGGGGCCGGGACCGAAAATGCTGATGATCTGGGGGCCGGCCGCCAAGCTCGCCGACCTCGTCTGGGCCGGCATCAACGCTCGTGTGGATGGCGGAGCGGAACCACTCATCGTCGTCACCTCCCCCCAGGGAACGCGACTCAGCGAGGGTGAGATGCACCGGCACCGTCTCCTCGCCAAGGTGCCGGGCATCGAACTGCGCCACATCACTTTGAGGCTCAAGCGAGTGTGACGGAGACGTCGCACCGGAGTCGCACGTGTGTTGGCCTCGGGCGTCTGGTCCTGCTGCGCGGATGCCCAGTGCGGGACACTGGCCCGCTGCTACGCCAACACGGCCAGGAACCTGTCCGGTTCGACAGCCAGCGAGTCCGCAGACCACCCGAGGGGTGTCGGAGGGTTGCAGTTAGGGTTGCATTCACTCCCGTTCAGCGGCGTCCGGCCGTCGGCCAACGAGCCACTCCATCGCAGCTCAGAACGCTGACGGACTCACCCGAACGCCCCGACGAACAGTTGGAAAGCGTGTTGGGGGCAACCCCTCACGAGTTCGAATCTCGTATCCTCCGCCAGTGCCTCACCGGGCACGACGTTGATGGCCCCCGCTGCGAGCAGCGGGGGCCATCAATGCGTGTGGACTGCCCGTGCGCCCGTCTCTTCGACCGGCCGTATGTTCCGTATGAAGCCGGCGTGAATCCTCTGCTCGCCGGAGTCGACGCCGCCCCCCGCTCGATTGTTCGGCCGGCCAAAACAGGAACACACTCGGCGGAGTCGCGCAGCAGGGCAGGCCCGGTCACCAGGCCGGGCTGGGCCGGCTGGAGCGGAGGATGACCATCGGCCCTCCTCACGTGGGGTTGTCCGAAAGGTAGAGCGTGGCGAGTCGGGGCAGTCGATGGTGCATCTGTTCGGCGTCGTCGAAGTCGAAGTCCTCGCCCATGTCCCTCTCGATACCCGCAATCTGCTCGGCCTTCGCACAAGGCTGGGCGTCCGAGTCGTACTGCTCCCAGGCTTGGTAGAAGTCCTCTTCGTCACCGGTGAGTTGCTCGAATGCCCGGGGGGCGACGTAGTTCACCTCCTCGTAGAAGAGGACGTAGTCCTCGCCCGCCTTTGCCGCTGCAGCGGCCAGCGGGTGTTCGGCGAGGCTGTCGGGGTCGGCGGCGACGCGCTCGTACCACGTACGTCCTTCGGCGATGATGCCCGCGCGGAAATCCGTGAAGCCGTCATCCGAGCAGCCCCCACCGATCAGGTACGCCGCCGCCCAGACGTCCCAGCGGTACAGAGCACCGTGGAGCTCGTCGAAACGCTCCTGGTATTCGAGCACCTCCCGTTCCGAACGGGCCGCGAGCAGATCGACCAGCGCCTCGTCGACGGTACCGGCCTGCGTGGCGCGAGAGCGCGCGGTCTCTACGAGCTGCCAGAAGGCGTCCGTCTCCATGACCCGGCACTCTGCCATCGAGGTCCGACAGAGCCCCCATGCGTCGCCGACCGTACGTGCCCCTCTGCCCACTCCCCAGCTCGGTGCTGCGACGCACGCGGGGGAGACCGCTGCCTGACGCGCCACCGGGAGCCCGACGCTGTGCACCACGTCCACGTTCCCCGTGTGCCGCCGCTGATCGCGGCGGAGGAGTGGGAGGAGCACGACGGCTGGAAGCCGGGGGAACCCCGCTGCCGGCCAGGAGCGATCCGACGCCGGGCCTCAGCTGCCGACGTTGCAGTGCCGTCCGGCGTGGGCCGGCACACGGGGTCCGAGGCCAACGAACAGGTCGTTCAGCTCTGCTTGCCTATATTTGGTCATCTATACGGTCAGCTATATGAGCGATGACTGGGAGATCGAGGTCGAACCGGAAGTCCGGCATCGGCTGGACAACCTGTCCGACCACGACTGTCTCGTCGCTGAGCATGCGGCTGAACGTCTGCTCGACGCGCCGACCACCCTGTCCGATCCGTATGCGCGACACCTGGGTAACGGCTTACGCGAACTCCGGTTCAGCCTCCGCCACGACGGCAACGCCGTCCGTCTGACGCACTGGCTCGCCCCCGACCGCCGGATCGTGCTGCTGACCGAGTTCCGCAGGACGCGAATGCGGGAGGATGCGGAAGTGGATCGCGCCACGCAGGCCAGGAAGCTGTGCGAAGCCGAGGAGCACACCGCGCACGAAGAGTTCACTCGCGATGTCATGAAGGGAGAAGGACCATGAACCACACCCAGTGGAAGCTCGCCCGCGAGCGCAAGGCTGCGGAAGGCTACGCCGAGCCTCCTGAGGTGGAAGCGATGCGCACCGAGATCCGGATGGCCTTCGATCTCGGACAAGCGGTGTACGACCGCCGGACCGAGCTGGGTATCTCCCAGACCGAGCTGGCCAGGCGAGCCCGTATGACGCAGCCCCAGGTGTCGAAACTCGAACTCGGCGGCACCGTCCCGACCCTTCCGCTCCTTGCCCGGCTCGCCGAGGCACTCGACGCGTCGCTCAACATCGCTCTCGACGGTGACACCTCCACCGTCGAGTTCATCGCGCACGCCGCCTGAGGGCCGGTCTCATTCCTGGTCTCGTCCGACGGCGTCCAGCCGCGTCCGACTAACTTTCTGCCGAGCGTTCCGTCGCAGGTCAGGTCACCAATGCTCGCTCACGTACCGCCTCGAGACCCGTTGGAAAGCGTATTGGGGGCAACCCCTCACGAGTTCGAATCTCGTATCCTCCGCACCGGTTCACCAGCCGAGACATCGGCCCCGACTGCCAAGCAGTCGGAGTCGACGTCGTCAGAGGGGTGCGGTTTTAGTTGCAGTCCCCAAGACCAACCGCTGGGACGAACCCACCAGCGATCGATCGTTGGACTGAGCCCACCGCCAGGGAGCGGACCGCGCCGCGGTACCGAGAGCGCGGAGCAATCGAAACCACGCCCCAAGGAAACCCGCGGTTGGCGGATGCGACGCCCGTCCACCCTCGCGGAGCACCTTCACGATTCGCCAGCGGCGCTGCTCTGCCTCGCGGCCCATCGGCAGGCCCTGAAGCCAAGTAGCATTATCTGCTTGAGGTGACGGGTCCTCAGCCGATCCGCGGTGAGAAGGTAGGGGAACGTGGCAGCTGAGCCGATGCCCACGAAGCCGATCAGTCCGGCCGCATACGGTGCGCTTGAAACCGCCCTCAAGCATATTTTCTGGTACAAGAGCGACCTCGAGGGCTTCATCCGACGGTGGGCCAAGGGGTACCCGGGACTCCTCGCTGGCCTGGACTTCTCTGGTTACAAATGGCGGACCGCCGAGGAGTTCGTGGACCGGCTACAGGCGGACGAGGGGCAGTACGGCAAACTCGCGATCAGCCTCATGATCGAAGTTTCGGAGATGCCGAGCTTCCCCAAGCTCAAGCGGCACGAGGATGCCGACACGCTGATCGCGGAGGCCCGAGAAGCAGTAGCAGCACTGAAGAGCTGCATCGACAGGCACCGGGGTCTCATCGCGAACGAGGCCCGCTTCACGAGCGACCTGGCAGACCGCCGCGCGGCGGCCGAGAGCCGCCGCAGTTTTGCCCAGCGACTTTCGGAACTGAAGGACGAGTTCCTGCGCCTGGAGAGAGAACCCAACCGCCAGAAGGCTGGACGTGAGTTTGAGCCCTTCCTCAACCAGCTCTTCCGCTTGTTCGACCTGGACCCGCGGCTGTCCTACAGCCTGCCGTATGAGCAGATCGACGGTTCCATCACCTACGACACCGACGTTTACATCGTGGAGGCGAAGTGGTTGAAGGAGCCGGTTGAGGTTCATTACCTCGGCAGCTTCGTTGAGAAGGTGCGGCACAAGGGCAAGAACGCGCTTGGCTTGTACATCAGCGTGCACGGGTTCACGAAGGGCGCCAAGGAACGCTATGCCGAGGGGACGTGCTTCATCACGATGGAGGGCATCGACCTCTTTGCTGTGCTCGACGGGCACACCACGCTCGATGAGCTGCTGAGCCGCAAGAAACGACACGCCAACGACACCGGCAGCTGCTACTACCCAGCCTCATTGATGATGAGCGAGTGATCCGTTGCGACTCGCCCGTGACCTGCGGTCTGCGCTTCATTTGCTGAACGCTGCGGGCGACTGGGCCGGATCGATCGGATCAGCCGCAGTCGTCGCGGTGCAGGCTGCCGGGACGCAACGACTCGCTGCGCTCTGTCCATGCCTACGCATACGCTCGATCGGACAAACCCTGCTATGCGCGAGAGGCTGCCCGAGATGAGTGACGAGGACGGCCTGTCCCCTGAAGTGCGACGCATGATCGAAGAAGCCCAAGCCATGATGACGGAGGAGGTGTTCGAGGAAATGCTTCGAACCAAGGCCGCCGTCGAGCCCGACAACCTGGCCACGTTGCTGGATCTCGTGGCGATCGGCATCACCAACGGCACCTGGCGCAACAGTTGCATCGAGGGCTGGCATGCTGACGGGCGGCTGTCCGACGGCGACATGATGCGGATCAACAGCCACACCACCGATGCCATACGCCGGCGGCTGGCCAGGTGGACCACCGAGTGCGGCATCACCTCAGCCAACAGCACCTCACTGGCCAAGGTCGACGTAGAAGATGTGGATGCCTTCGCCATTCGCCTCTTCCGGTGGGTGACAAACCCCAAGCGTAGGCTCCCCATTGGGATCACGCTCGGCGAACTGGCACGCACCGCGAAAGACCTCAAAGAGTACGAAGACCACGCAGACCGCAGCCTCGGCGGATTCGCCGGACAAATGGAAGACAAGGGAGTCCGATTCGGCCTCCTCCGCACAGCCTGCCACGGTGCTCTCGCCTGCTCGAGTTGGTGGAAGCACCCTGCCTGGCCGGCTCTCGTCGAGCGTTATGTTTCCGTCCTCGACAGACCAACCGACCCGCACTGGGGCCCCGACGGCGAATGGCGCACGAAGCTTGGCGCCGAGCCGCACTCCGTACAAGACCGCGCCGCCTTGCGTACCGCGCTGTTGAAGGCCCCATGGAAGCTTGATGAAAGCGCTGCCGAGTGGATCACCAACTCCGGAATCCGGTACCTGTCCCACTGACCGGAAGCGCCGCCCTCGACGATATTCAACCAGTGATCGTGCGCACGCAGCGAACACCGAGCCGAGAGCTCGAACTCTTCTGCCAACCGTGAGAGGTGCTCGTTGACTCCGCCACGAGGTAAAGGCCATTCCCGAACGAAATACACCCGACAGTCCGAAGACGCGATACGCACGACGATCGCCAAGGCACCTGCTGATCAGCGCCGCCTCGCGGACGGCCGCGATACAGAGACCGTCGTCATCGGTATGGCCCGCGAATGGGAGGAGATCCACGGCGGCAGTTTCGAATGCAGACCCACTGGCAGCCGATGGGCTCATCTCTCTGACGACGCATGGGTAATCGGCGGCTACCGTCCCACCGGCCTCAGCACGGATCTGTGTTCCATCAGCGACCACGCCATGGCACGAACCTTCGCATCGGGCTACCGCCAGGCGATCATCGGTAACGCGCCACCCCTGGCCTACTGGACCAGCATCACCATGCTGGAAGACGTAATACCGATCACGCTCGCCGTCCTCGACCGCGAGCTGACCGGTGCCGTCGCCTGCCTCGACTGGTACCTCCAGACTCCCTGCTGGTCCCGACTGTGCCGCCAGCATCCGGACAGTGACGGCGATATCCCCTTCTGCGGCTCACCGACCTGCGCGACGGCATCACCGGACACTGCTTGCGACTGCGTGTGCGGCGGCGCGAACCACGGGATGGGAGAAAATCTCCTCCATTCTCTGCGACCCAGTGCACCTGACTGGTCTGTTGCGCCAGCACCGGTATGGCAGCCGGGTTCAGGAACGGTAGAAGTCGACCGTGAGCACCGACGTGTGGCTGGGCGGGACCCCTTCGGCCGGCACGGCACTCGTGTGCGCTCGCCGTCGATGGCGTGGACCCGCCCAGCCACAGCACTTCCCGGCACCACCGCTGAAGCGACAACCACGCAGGAGAGACAACCGTGACAGATGAACTACTTGTCCTCTGCGACAAGTAGTTCAGGAGACCCGCACCGTTCTCCCCAATCAACCTGCTGGTTGATCGACCGCTCCCCCTGAATCGGATGTGCCTGCGGCGTACGATGCCGTACGCCGCAGACCGGAGAAACTTGCGCTGTTACACACTTTTCATACCCGAGGGTACGAGCGCGGCACAGCAATACGACTCGTTGGCGGGGCAGTGCTTGCCACCTATTCGTCCAAGTGCTCCAACGGGATGGGCGCATCGAAGACGTCAACGACGAACTCCGACGTGCCGCTCCCCTCGAAGTCGACATCCCGATCGCTGTGCAGCAGCGTATGGATCCTCACCCAATGCCCCTTGTCGCTCGCGGCCTCCGCCACGTTGAGCGCGCTACTGACCGGCGGCCCGCGGCCTTGCGACAGTTGCGCGCTCGTCCAGGTCCGCAGGAGCTTTGCCTCCGCTGGGAACTCCCACGTACGAGGCTCGGCGCTGGCCGGCACGGAGACCTCGTCACTGAGCAGCTGGAGAACCCACCGGACTCCACCATCGCTGTGACGCTCGTTCGAGATGCGGACCCCGAGCCCGATCATGTAGGCGCCCTCAAGGTACTCCTCAAGATCACCGTCTCCGCCGGAGAAATAGACGGCCTCACGAACAACGCTGATCGGTCCGTACCCGTTGAAAGCTCCAAGTACGGGAGCGCACTCGTTCGTGAGGTACTGCTGTGCGGCCATGCGCACCGGGCCGGGAACCTTCTCCAACACCTCCTGCAGGGCCACTTCGTCCCGATCAGCCAAGAAGAAGTTGAGGGCATCGACGAGTTCCCCGGTCAAGTGAAGATCACCCGCCCCGAGCGTAGTGACAGCCTCCAACTGGTCATGGGGATCCTTGACCAGAGCGAATACTCGGCTCCGTCCCGGGCTCGTGTGAGCGATGAACGAATGAATCACTGCCTGTCTCACCTCACGTCGCAGAGGCAGCACCGGAACGCACGCATGCCGGTACCGCCACAAGGAACTGGGAACTTACGTGTCGACGTGTCGCCCGAGGTACACGCTCGTGCGCATGGTCAGCAGGTAGATGGCTGTCAGACCCGGCACTTCGGCCCGGGCCCGCATGGCTACCGTCAAGATACCCGGACACGGCTGTGGCGGCAACGACAGGCTCAGATGCCCACGCCCGGTCTCGCCATCACACCAGCTGTGGCCGCAGGTTGGACCATTCGTCCAGCCGCGCGGTCAGCACAGGGTCCCGGAGGCAACCGCGGTGTTGCTCCGCGGCCCGGATGAGATTCTTGGCCTGGCGCGAGCGGAGCAACTCGGCGCGGGAGCACGAGTGGAGGTCGGAACGGCGGGCGAGATCAGCCGGAGTGCCGGGGATCGCAGCCAGACAGTCGCGGACCAGAGTGTCGGCCTCCGGGACGGTGACCTGATCGGGCACCGGAGCGTAGCGGTCGTGGAGCGCCGCGACGAACCAGGCGCGGGATTCCACTGTGGCCAGGGTGGTGAACAGCCCCTGCCGCTCGCCCTGGTCGAGGAGCCAGAGCTTGAGTTCGATCCAGGGTCCCTGGTTCTCCCCTTGCTGGGAGATGCGGAAGTCGATGATCTGCAGGTGGTAGAGCCACCAGTTGGCCCGCTCCTCTTCCGGCGCGGGTCCACGACGGGCGAGCCAGTCCAACCGCTCCTCCCGCGTGGCCCCGAGTAGGTGCTCGAGACGGTCCAGCTCCGGGCGCCGGTTGGAGGAGCCCTGGGAGCGTACGACGGCTTGCCCAACGGTCAGCGGCGCTCCGATCCGATAGACGGGCAGGTCGTCTGTGCCGGATGACAGGGAGTTCTGTCGCGGGCCGGCCAGGACGGAGACCCCGCTATCCGGTTGCCACAGCTCGCGGAACTCCGGATCGCCGCCCGGCACGTCCCGCAGCGGCCACCGCTCGGCATTCAGCTGTGCCCTTACCTCCCCGAGGTGGGGGAGCGCGGAGGGAACGGGCCATAGGCCAGGGCGGCGTCGTTCAGACGGTCTGACCGGCTTGATGGCGATTCATGTGGCTCGGCTGGCCGCCATATCCGTAGACCGGGCCGGAACGGAGGCAGGCACGGCCTCCGGGTGATCATGAGGTGTCGAGTCCCTGATCACCGCAACGGAAGACCGTGCCTGGCCGCTCATCATCGCCCATCCCTGCCAGTCTGGGCCAGCTCACTACCGCCCGGCCTCCCGCGCCCGAGGAACATCCGGAACTGCTGGACTGTCTCGCCGTGGTACCCGATCCGCGCCGGGCCAAGGGCCGCCGCCATCCCCTCGCCTTCGTCCTCGCGCTGACCGCCTGCGCGGTGCTGGCCGGCGCGAGATCCCTGACCGCGATCGCGGAGTGGGCCGCAGACGCCCCGGCCACCGTGCTTGCCGCCCTCGGCGGCCCGAACCGGGAACCCAGCGGCCCGACCGCTCCGGCCGAGGCCACCGTGCGCCGAATCCTGCAACGCATCGACGGCAACGCACTCGACAACGCGATCGGCACCTGGCTCGCCGCTCGGGACCCCGGCCGCACACCGAGGGACCAGGACCTGTTCAAGCAGTCCCGGCGTTCCCTGGCCGTGGACGGAAAGACGGTGCGGGGCGCCCGCCGCGCGGACGGCAGCCAAGTCCACCTCCTTGCCGCGATGACCGGCACCGGCCTGGTCACCGCCCAGCGCGAGGTGGACGGCAAGACCAACGAAATCACCGTCTTCCGGCCCCTGCTCGCAGAGCTCGACCTGACCGACACCGTGGTCACCTTCGACGCCCTGCACTCCCAGACCGCGCACGCCCGCTTCCTCGTCGAGGACAAGAAAGCCCACTACATCGCCGTGATCAAGGGGAACCAGCCGTTGCTGCACAAACGCCTCAAGCACCTGCCCTGGCGAGACGTGCCGTTGCTGGACAAGACCCGCGCCACCGCGCACGGCCGCAACGAGATCCGCCGGGTCAAGACCGCCACCGTCGCCGACCTGGACTTCCCGCACGCCGCGCAGGCCGTCCAGATCGTGCGCCGCCGCCGCATCGTCGCCACTGGCAAGGTCACTCTCGAACGCGTCTACGCGGTCACCGACCTGGCCGCCGAGCAAGCACAGGCCGACGAAATCGCGCACCACGTCCGCGGACACTGGGGCATCGAGAACCAACTCCACCACATACGCGACACCACCTACGCCGAGGACGCCTCCCGCGTCCGCACCGGCACAGCCCCACGAGCCATGGCCAGCCTCCGCAACCTCGCCATCGGAGCCCTCCGCCTCGCCGGACACACCGGCATCGCCGCCAGTCTCCGCCACCACGCACGCGACGCCACCCGCCCGCTCGCCACCCTCGGCATCACGTGATCAAACCGGACCAAGCGACTGAACGACACCGCCCTGGGCCATAGGCCGCCCGGATCGCAGGGTTGACCGCTTCCGTACCGCCCGTCTCCAGCCGGTGGACCTGAACGGCGAAACCCACTGCCCGCCACGTCCGGTCGGCTCGCCCACGTTCCCAGGTGAACTCGATCAGCCCGTAATCTCGGATCATCGCCTCGCGCGTCCGGTGCTCACCGAAATCCTTTCCCAGTACGGCA
It encodes the following:
- a CDS encoding ATP-binding protein translates to MTANAEETSLEEVDLTPTPQLLEALGDIPYKPWQCLAELIDNSFDDFLSDPDRGEQREVWITLPKPTDDDPIVGLLDNGRGMSLEALQSAVKAGYSGKRRYGSLGLFGMGFNIATARLGNRTEVRTTRAGDADWLIVEIDLRRLARNDSFRAPLRREPKQDVSDHGTEVIVRHLRTEIADDLKKANRHTSVRADLGRVYSYLLRGENPVPGVPDGPMAGRGFRLKVNGKTVSPRLPCVWSASRTVTRQGREIAAVRPVDIRLASALACMKCGHWQSPDLALDQCAQCDSDDMQLRERRIHGWFGVQRYLDETDYGIDFLRNGRKIRIGDRSLFSWENPDDGSQVSEYPVDIPATQGRIVGEIHLDHVPVGYQKTDFNRESRDWRQAVIALRGEGPMRPKKAVALGYPLNASPLGEIFKGYQENRPGAGCLIPGNGSVAVHDAAREWGVKFHSGRHPEFLSDEIWYQAVLAHDEARDSGGTPTRPTGPDGAGNPTLTGRTGLTPLGGASTGGTSLGGESPVPQPAPPSAPVETEEQRFERYRADARQVFDLTGEVTLPRLGRRAVTVFDTPTPLLDDHERQVPSLARMGKGVKLEVFVHGEHPVFREYGRDPRDYALMEIAQTLHAFEPDGQKVTAVAAEVTRQFPDQRVTESALRDRADSLLGRVRELMTPIVGPMAGDLWDALPERIRLRAEQDAGRADASLDWPTVVKDGAFVAHLDATGIAAVVRTRPADFLDGTVFTTSWSGWSDSAVKERQVTQTVRPLEVVGEFLADPGGKTRLELSLARITFDMLERSVAGPV
- a CDS encoding DEAD/DEAH box helicase family protein codes for the protein MAPDFLRAVGPFGFTRQLERLALHLGFTNVVNIDGANDQGGDILATREGHLWVFQAKWKAGAAVPPTAIDEVLEAKAHYGADQAVVVTNSRFGPTIRKRRDSLAAVGMRVELWSGQELADLYADDRFTATRLPARSLRPYQDEALRATLGDLDSADRALLVLATGLGKTVVGGEAIDRHLRDRPQDKVLVVAPAKDLVEQLERALWHHLPKTVRTQLLTGDHRPDDLRGVTCATTTSALGYALAGYRPALVMVDEAHHVAEDGQLAELLDVLDASRQFGVTATPWRGDRFDIRKRFGEPSYTLGIEDGMKLGYLSEVRYRLYADNIDWDFVRGVSDHSYSIKDLNARLFLPERDEGVREELMEVWARTQQPRAIVFCRTVEHAERLATLLAEVPQWRGALAVHANLTKRERQSRLMSFRSGKTPILTAVDILNEGVDVPDVNILCFARVTHSRRIFVQQLGRGLRLRPGKSHVEVLDFVSDIRRVAAILNIRQQIAEDEVETLRLAERGTSFDFADQRAESLMREWIKDAASLETSPEESRLQFPDPAAFGG
- a CDS encoding DUF4240 domain-containing protein; its protein translation is METDAFWQLVETARSRATQAGTVDEALVDLLAARSEREVLEYQERFDELHGALYRWDVWAAAYLIGGGCSDDGFTDFRAGIIAEGRTWYERVAADPDSLAEHPLAAAAAKAGEDYVLFYEEVNYVAPRAFEQLTGDEEDFYQAWEQYDSDAQPCAKAEQIAGIERDMGEDFDFDDAEQMHHRLPRLATLYLSDNPT
- a CDS encoding type II toxin-antitoxin system RelE/ParE family toxin, with product MSDDWEIEVEPEVRHRLDNLSDHDCLVAEHAAERLLDAPTTLSDPYARHLGNGLRELRFSLRHDGNAVRLTHWLAPDRRIVLLTEFRRTRMREDAEVDRATQARKLCEAEEHTAHEEFTRDVMKGEGP
- a CDS encoding helix-turn-helix domain-containing protein, with the translated sequence MNHTQWKLARERKAAEGYAEPPEVEAMRTEIRMAFDLGQAVYDRRTELGISQTELARRARMTQPQVSKLELGGTVPTLPLLARLAEALDASLNIALDGDTSTVEFIAHAA